A single region of the Lactobacillus isalae genome encodes:
- the yidD gene encoding membrane protein insertion efficiency factor YidD yields MNRLLIGLVNVYKKFISPILPPTCRYYPTCSTYMIDALKKHGAILGLMMGTSRILRCNPFVKGGVDPVPDYFTLRRNPHPERYEDEIIAQAFHSNKK; encoded by the coding sequence ATGAATAGATTGTTAATTGGGTTGGTAAATGTTTATAAAAAATTTATTTCTCCAATTTTGCCGCCAACATGTAGGTATTATCCTACATGCTCAACCTATATGATTGACGCTTTGAAAAAGCATGGGGCAATCTTAGGCTTAATGATGGGAACATCGCGAATATTGCGTTGCAATCCCTTTGTTAAGGGAGGAGTAGATCCAGTACCGGATTATTTTACACTGCGTCGTAATCCTCATCCTGAAAGATATGAAGACGAAATTATTGCGCAGGCATTTCATTCGAATAAAAAGTAG
- a CDS encoding glycerophosphodiester phosphodiesterase, with the protein MKKVIFVFFILVFPFTCGFLNIAHRGDNEGGKFAEHSWVAYDRALCVQANYLELDLQKTSDNVLVVSHDENLSRVFGIDKTISDSSYQDLLRYKNQNGESIHSLEEVFKRYRNSKVRFMIEPKGDSEKDIKLLLDLIKQYHLENRVLLESFSKAILINALKLDHQIPTAQLSGDFKISPLTQSYANNFYSKKAANYLNDTGKDYLLWGVNSKEKMQQYLQGGEVSGILTDYPVKLAQILHKNNIFKIKYVDISFPSESISGQMDLKNGNSFYVDQVKMKNNQLFYHVKPGIWVSYDKFKNYDGFAPKLRQGKIKLQQAALIYTDPSFEKCSGRKLPKNSSWNYFAEKKVQGKIAYNLGGSQWIKQ; encoded by the coding sequence ATGAAAAAAGTTATTTTTGTTTTCTTCATTTTGGTTTTTCCTTTTACTTGTGGTTTTTTAAATATCGCGCATCGCGGAGATAATGAAGGTGGGAAGTTTGCAGAACATAGCTGGGTTGCTTATGATCGAGCACTTTGTGTGCAAGCTAATTATTTAGAGCTTGATTTACAAAAAACATCAGATAATGTCTTAGTAGTAAGTCATGATGAGAATTTAAGTAGAGTATTCGGTATCGATAAAACTATTAGTGATAGTTCTTATCAAGATCTCCTGAGGTATAAAAACCAAAATGGTGAATCTATTCATAGTCTTGAAGAAGTATTTAAACGTTATCGCAATTCAAAAGTGAGGTTTATGATTGAGCCTAAGGGAGATAGTGAAAAGGATATTAAGCTTTTACTTGATTTAATTAAGCAATATCATCTAGAGAATCGTGTTTTATTAGAGTCATTTTCTAAAGCTATTCTGATTAATGCTTTAAAACTTGATCACCAAATTCCTACAGCTCAATTGTCTGGTGATTTTAAAATATCGCCTTTAACGCAATCTTATGCGAATAATTTTTATTCAAAAAAAGCTGCAAATTACTTAAATGATACGGGGAAAGATTATTTGCTCTGGGGCGTTAATTCGAAAGAAAAGATGCAGCAATATTTACAAGGCGGGGAAGTATCAGGCATCTTAACTGATTATCCAGTTAAACTAGCTCAAATTTTGCATAAAAATAATATTTTTAAAATAAAATATGTCGATATTTCTTTCCCTAGTGAATCAATTTCTGGGCAGATGGATTTAAAAAATGGAAATTCATTTTATGTAGATCAGGTAAAAATGAAAAATAATCAACTTTTTTATCATGTAAAACCTGGTATTTGGGTTAGCTATGATAAATTTAAAAATTATGATGGCTTTGCTCCAAAATTGCGTCAAGGCAAAATCAAATTGCAGCAAGCAGCATTGATTTATACAGATCCTTCCTTTGAAAAATGCTCTGGCAGGAAACTACCTAAGAATAGTAGCTGGAATTATTTTGCAGAGAAAAAAGTGCAGGGAAAAATTGCCTATAATTTAGGTGGATCTCAATGGATAAAACAGTAA
- a CDS encoding universal stress protein, with the protein MLKQYQHIQVAVDGSKEADVAFSKAVEVAKRNGATLEILHVVDTRAFQDVSSFDSAMVEQVSEEAKTKIEEYYNRAKEAGVKDVHYSIEFGSPKNIIAHEFPEEHNIDLIILGATGLNAVERLLIGSITEYVTRTAACDVLVIRQPAAQNEDIKKNQEN; encoded by the coding sequence ATGTTAAAACAATACCAGCATATCCAAGTTGCCGTAGATGGTTCTAAAGAAGCTGATGTTGCATTCAGCAAAGCTGTTGAAGTAGCCAAAAGAAATGGCGCTACTCTTGAAATTTTACACGTAGTAGATACTCGTGCTTTCCAAGATGTTTCTAGCTTTGATTCTGCAATGGTTGAACAAGTATCAGAAGAAGCAAAAACTAAGATCGAAGAATATTATAACCGTGCAAAAGAAGCCGGCGTTAAAGATGTTCATTATTCAATTGAATTTGGTTCTCCTAAGAATATCATTGCTCACGAATTTCCTGAAGAACACAACATCGACTTAATTATTCTAGGTGCCACTGGTTTAAATGCAGTTGAAAGATTATTAATCGGTAGTATTACTGAATACGTTACACGGACAGCTGCTTGTGATGTTCTAGTAATTCGTCAACCAGCTGCACAAAACGAAGATATTAAGAAAAACCAAGAAAATTAA
- the rpsD gene encoding 30S ribosomal protein S4 gives MSRYTGPSWKRSRRLGISLSGTGKEISRRNYAPGDHGPNNRAKVSEYGQQLKEKQKLRWMFGLNERQFQNLFIRAGKIREGKHGVNFMALLERRLDNIVYRLGLASTREQARQLVNHGHILVDGKRVDIPSYEVKVGQEISLRDKSKNLQQVKDALDAVVSRPPFVSFDDSKMTGTLVRLPERDEMEPEVDEALIVEWYNKKL, from the coding sequence ATGTCAAGATATACTGGTCCAAGTTGGAAACGTTCAAGACGCTTAGGTATCTCACTTTCAGGTACTGGTAAAGAAATTAGCCGTCGTAACTACGCACCTGGTGATCATGGTCCTAACAACCGTGCTAAGGTTTCTGAATATGGTCAACAATTAAAGGAAAAGCAAAAGTTACGTTGGATGTTTGGTTTAAATGAACGTCAATTCCAAAACTTATTCATCCGTGCCGGCAAGATTCGTGAAGGTAAGCACGGTGTTAACTTTATGGCTTTACTTGAAAGACGTTTAGACAACATCGTTTACCGTTTAGGTTTAGCTTCAACTAGAGAACAAGCTAGACAACTTGTTAACCACGGTCACATCTTAGTAGATGGCAAGCGTGTTGACATTCCTTCATACGAAGTTAAAGTTGGTCAAGAAATCAGCTTAAGAGATAAGTCAAAGAACTTGCAACAAGTTAAGGACGCTTTAGATGCAGTTGTATCACGTCCACCATTTGTTTCATTTGACGACAGCAAGATGACTGGTACTTTAGTTCGTCTTCCAGAACGTGACGAAATGGAACCAGAAGTTGATGAAGCTCTTATCGTTGAATGGTACAACAAGAAGCTTTAA
- a CDS encoding DUF2969 domain-containing protein, with amino-acid sequence MSRKLESIDIEVNERKGTSTPTWEVIIPGKRSIGIIEQEEERYHVVSSKTNHSLYSKTLESAINELLSYFTLHEK; translated from the coding sequence ATGTCTAGAAAATTGGAAAGTATTGATATTGAAGTTAACGAAAGAAAAGGCACTTCAACACCTACCTGGGAAGTTATTATTCCAGGCAAGCGTTCAATTGGAATTATTGAACAAGAAGAAGAACGCTACCACGTAGTATCTTCTAAAACAAATCATAGTCTTTATTCTAAGACTTTAGAAAGTGCTATTAATGAATTGCTTTCATACTTTACTTTGCATGAAAAATAA
- a CDS encoding FtsW/RodA/SpoVE family cell cycle protein yields the protein MTKVENKADWYDRIAWGVVVPVFLLAVISLYGIWVATVNDPKMGSPVKAVITQAVWYLVSIGLVIFVMQFDAEQLFKIAPIVYGIGIVLLIAVLFLYNRQVFADTGAKSWFKLGPLTFQPSEIMKPAFILMLARVVERHNEQYAHTFKTDWLLIGKIFAWLIPVAVLLKLQNDFGTMLVFFAIVGGVILVSGITWKIIVPVYGLVFIIGATAILLVTTPGGQAFLGSAFNFRAYQFQRINSWLNPSQDTSSGAYQLWQSMKAVGSGQIWGHGFGKVSVYVPVRTSDMVFSVIGESLGFVGCCALILIYFYLIFQMVKITFETKNAFYSYISTGIIMMILFHVFENIGMGIDLLPLTGIPLPFVSQGGSALLGNMIGIGLILSMKWHHKDYIFSTAGDF from the coding sequence ATGACAAAAGTTGAAAATAAAGCAGATTGGTATGATCGCATCGCTTGGGGTGTAGTAGTTCCAGTCTTTTTATTAGCCGTCATCAGTTTGTATGGCATTTGGGTCGCTACTGTAAATGACCCTAAAATGGGTAGTCCCGTAAAGGCGGTTATTACACAAGCAGTTTGGTATCTTGTATCAATTGGACTAGTTATTTTTGTAATGCAATTTGATGCAGAGCAACTTTTTAAAATTGCTCCAATCGTATATGGAATTGGAATTGTATTACTTATTGCAGTTCTGTTTTTATATAACCGACAGGTTTTTGCGGATACTGGTGCTAAAAGTTGGTTCAAACTCGGACCCTTAACTTTTCAGCCGTCAGAAATTATGAAGCCAGCATTTATTTTAATGTTAGCCAGAGTTGTAGAACGACATAATGAACAATATGCTCATACGTTTAAAACGGACTGGCTTTTAATTGGAAAGATATTCGCATGGCTAATTCCAGTTGCAGTATTATTAAAACTACAAAATGACTTTGGTACTATGTTGGTTTTCTTCGCCATTGTTGGTGGAGTAATCTTAGTTTCTGGAATTACGTGGAAAATAATTGTCCCAGTTTATGGTTTGGTATTTATCATTGGTGCAACAGCTATTCTATTAGTTACTACTCCTGGAGGACAGGCATTCTTAGGAAGTGCATTTAATTTTAGAGCTTATCAGTTCCAAAGAATAAATTCATGGCTTAATCCGTCGCAAGATACTTCATCAGGAGCTTACCAATTGTGGCAAAGCATGAAGGCAGTCGGATCAGGACAAATTTGGGGTCATGGTTTTGGAAAAGTGAGTGTTTATGTTCCAGTTAGAACGTCAGATATGGTCTTTTCTGTGATTGGTGAATCCCTAGGATTTGTAGGATGCTGTGCTTTGATTTTGATTTATTTCTATCTAATCTTTCAAATGGTAAAGATTACTTTTGAAACTAAAAATGCCTTCTATTCTTACATCTCTACTGGAATAATTATGATGATTTTATTCCACGTTTTCGAAAACATCGGAATGGGCATTGATTTATTACCATTGACTGGTATTCCTTTGCCATTTGTTTCTCAAGGTGGATCAGCCTTACTAGGAAATATGATTGGAATTGGATTAATTTTATCAATGAAATGGCATCATAAAGATTATATTTTTAGTACTGCTGGAGACTTTTAA
- the ezrA gene encoding septation ring formation regulator EzrA produces the protein MSSGLSILIIVILIAIIAAIATVVILNKYFNHQIAELDALTDELKDLSVEEDIKRLEKMELAGKSLETFKRWQKVYQKVDTKDVGELKHLLEQAAGLNAKFNLIKTRQLIKEATELLQTNQDNVERSKQIFTNLLEANRDNQKHYAALSKDYQQLRKKILSQSFNYGNAIDQIEEDLATLESDFQTVKNLSGEGDHEEAKKVLTKIDTKLSTLKTDLPKVENFDQELKNVFPDQLNELSNTYRQMVKDKYKITEVDVLEEIKSLRELVDNTKKSLNKLELEKVEKNNKEISTRIDSLYDILTKEFKARPFVDNNQDKILQILSHVGNASNQLVAKLEHVDQSYELTHGELAEARQLKSQVSRMNSDFDVDCQKIADGNGVYSQIENKWLTMLDNLKEIEKTEKKLSGDVDGLFDAEKIANDSIIHFKQEISLVYRKVERRQLPGKPESFIQMYTLVLNEVKHTDNELNQVRINMEKISSELIQIQEDIERLKKEADEILNSSDLVELTMQYSNKYISNPAIKRARKEAYDLYQNKYEYKEALDVIATALEKVEPGSYQRIEKEYYSEQEEE, from the coding sequence ATGTCATCAGGGTTATCTATTCTTATTATTGTAATATTAATTGCTATAATTGCTGCTATTGCTACAGTTGTTATTCTTAATAAATATTTTAATCATCAGATTGCGGAATTAGATGCGCTAACTGATGAATTAAAAGATCTGAGCGTTGAAGAAGATATTAAACGTCTAGAAAAAATGGAATTAGCCGGTAAAAGCTTGGAAACTTTTAAAAGATGGCAAAAAGTATATCAAAAAGTTGATACCAAAGATGTTGGAGAATTGAAGCATCTTCTTGAACAAGCAGCTGGACTTAATGCAAAATTTAATTTAATAAAAACGCGTCAATTAATTAAAGAAGCAACGGAATTACTGCAAACGAATCAAGATAATGTTGAACGCAGCAAGCAGATCTTTACTAATTTACTAGAGGCAAATCGTGATAATCAAAAGCATTATGCTGCTTTGTCAAAGGACTATCAACAATTGCGTAAAAAAATATTGTCGCAATCATTTAATTACGGAAATGCAATTGATCAGATTGAAGAAGATCTAGCAACCTTAGAAAGTGACTTTCAAACTGTAAAGAATTTATCAGGTGAAGGAGATCATGAAGAAGCTAAAAAGGTATTAACTAAAATTGATACGAAACTTAGTACTTTAAAGACTGATCTTCCTAAGGTAGAGAATTTTGATCAAGAGCTAAAAAATGTCTTTCCAGATCAACTAAATGAACTTAGCAATACTTACCGCCAAATGGTGAAAGATAAGTATAAGATTACTGAAGTTGATGTCTTAGAAGAGATTAAGAGCTTACGTGAATTAGTTGATAACACTAAAAAGAGCCTAAATAAGCTAGAACTTGAAAAGGTGGAAAAGAATAATAAGGAAATAAGTACACGAATTGATAGCTTGTACGATATTCTTACCAAAGAATTTAAAGCTCGCCCATTTGTTGATAATAATCAAGATAAAATTCTTCAAATTCTTTCCCATGTAGGTAACGCATCTAATCAGCTTGTAGCTAAGTTAGAGCATGTTGATCAAAGTTATGAGTTAACTCATGGTGAACTTGCTGAAGCTCGACAACTAAAGAGTCAGGTTAGTCGAATGAATTCTGATTTTGATGTTGATTGTCAAAAGATTGCTGACGGCAACGGTGTTTATTCGCAGATTGAGAATAAATGGCTGACAATGCTTGATAATTTAAAGGAAATTGAAAAAACTGAAAAGAAACTTTCAGGTGATGTAGATGGATTGTTTGATGCCGAAAAGATCGCTAATGATTCAATTATTCATTTCAAACAGGAGATTTCTTTAGTTTATCGCAAAGTAGAACGTCGTCAGCTACCTGGTAAACCTGAAAGTTTCATTCAGATGTATACTTTGGTTTTAAATGAGGTTAAGCATACTGACAATGAGTTGAATCAAGTTAGAATTAACATGGAAAAAATATCTAGCGAATTGATTCAAATTCAAGAAGATATTGAACGTTTAAAGAAGGAAGCAGACGAAATTCTAAATTCTTCTGATTTGGTTGAATTGACGATGCAGTATTCAAACAAATACATTTCAAATCCAGCAATTAAACGTGCTCGAAAAGAAGCATATGACTTATATCAAAATAAGTACGAATATAAAGAAGCTTTGGATGTAATTGCTACTGCTTTAGAAAAAGTAGAACCAGGAAGCTATCAAAGAATCGAAAAAGAATACTACAGCGAGCAAGAAGAAGAGTAA
- a CDS encoding cysteine desulfurase family protein — translation MIYFDNSATTAVYPAALETYDKVTKDIWGNPSSLHKMGDRSHQLLEASRKQIASLLNVKPHEIFFTSSGSESDNWAIKGTALAKKEFGNHIITSSVEHAAVLNSVRALEDLGFRVTVLPVDKNGQVNPDDLKAALDKETILVSIMGVNNEIGTIQPIREISQILADYPNVTFHVDNVQALGKDIWDEVFTDRVDLMSLSAHKFHAPRGVGILYKKEGKMIKPLIDGGGQEKGLRSSTENLPAIAATAKAMRLYLSDEKKNAEKELAVKKKIVSYLDGKPGIHIFSPINDNFIPSVLCFSLEGIRGETLVHTLESKDIYVSTTSACSSRSGVESGTLNAMKIEDDLATGAIRLSFDPSNTIEEAEQFISVFDKIYTHFAEINHLK, via the coding sequence ATGATCTATTTTGATAATAGTGCTACAACAGCAGTTTACCCTGCTGCTTTAGAAACATATGATAAGGTAACAAAGGATATCTGGGGAAATCCTTCAAGCTTACACAAAATGGGAGATCGCTCTCATCAACTTTTGGAAGCATCTAGAAAGCAGATTGCTAGTTTATTAAATGTAAAACCACATGAGATTTTTTTCACTTCAAGTGGAAGTGAATCAGATAACTGGGCTATCAAGGGAACTGCTTTAGCTAAAAAAGAATTTGGTAACCATATTATTACTTCGAGTGTTGAACATGCTGCTGTTTTGAATTCAGTACGTGCACTTGAAGATTTAGGCTTTCGTGTAACTGTTTTACCAGTTGATAAAAATGGTCAAGTTAACCCGGATGATTTAAAAGCTGCTCTTGATAAAGAAACAATTTTGGTTTCAATTATGGGCGTAAATAATGAAATTGGTACGATTCAGCCGATTAGAGAAATTAGTCAAATCTTAGCCGATTATCCAAATGTTACTTTTCATGTCGATAATGTCCAAGCTTTAGGAAAGGACATTTGGGATGAGGTATTTACTGATCGTGTAGATTTGATGAGTTTATCGGCTCATAAATTCCATGCACCTCGCGGAGTTGGTATTCTTTATAAAAAAGAAGGTAAGATGATAAAACCATTAATTGATGGCGGTGGTCAAGAAAAGGGTTTGCGCTCAAGTACAGAAAACTTGCCTGCAATTGCAGCAACAGCCAAAGCAATGCGACTCTACTTATCAGATGAAAAGAAGAATGCTGAAAAAGAGTTAGCAGTTAAAAAGAAAATTGTTTCCTATCTTGATGGAAAGCCTGGAATTCACATTTTTTCTCCAATAAACGATAACTTTATTCCTAGTGTTTTATGTTTTTCTTTAGAAGGTATTCGAGGAGAAACTTTGGTTCATACACTTGAATCAAAGGATATTTATGTTTCAACTACTAGTGCATGTTCTTCAAGAAGTGGTGTCGAAAGTGGAACATTAAATGCAATGAAAATAGAAGATGATTTAGCTACCGGTGCAATTAGATTGAGTTTTGATCCAAGTAATACAATAGAAGAAGCTGAGCAATTTATTTCAGTTTTTGATAAAATATATACGCACTTCGCTGAAATTAATCATTTGAAATAA
- the thiI gene encoding tRNA uracil 4-sulfurtransferase ThiI, translating to MQYTEVMVRYGELSTKGKNRKDFIGRLAGNVTRALQDFPEIEIHPKHDRMHIVLNGAPFDKIDQRLKLVFGIQTYSPTIKVEKNLDAIKKASLELMQATFKDGMTFKVNTRRSDHDFEYDTNQLNTMIGDYLFDNMDNLKVKMKKPDLVLRIEVRQDAIYISNQLLHGAGGMPVGTAGRAVMMLSGGIDSPVASYLAMKRGVEIDMVHFFSPPYTTEKALAKAKELTGILANYSGKINFIAVPFTEIQEQIKEKLPEGYLMTIQRRFMLQLADRIRAMRGGLAIFNGESVGQVASQTLESMVAINDVTSTPVLRPVATMDKTEIIKLAEQIGTFDLSIEPFEDCCTIFAPPRPKTKPKLDEARKLEGRLDAEGMIQRAIDGMEITPIYPNQKFLDDKAQEDADLL from the coding sequence ATGCAATATACAGAAGTAATGGTTCGTTACGGTGAATTATCCACTAAAGGAAAAAATCGTAAAGATTTTATTGGAAGACTAGCAGGGAATGTAACTAGAGCCTTGCAAGATTTTCCAGAAATTGAAATACATCCTAAGCATGATCGGATGCATATTGTCTTAAATGGTGCTCCATTTGATAAAATTGATCAACGCTTAAAGCTTGTGTTTGGTATTCAAACTTATTCACCAACTATCAAAGTTGAAAAAAATCTTGATGCCATTAAGAAAGCATCGCTTGAATTAATGCAAGCAACTTTTAAAGATGGAATGACTTTTAAAGTTAATACTAGACGTAGTGATCATGACTTTGAATATGATACAAATCAATTAAACACTATGATTGGTGACTACTTATTTGATAATATGGATAATTTAAAGGTTAAGATGAAAAAGCCTGACTTGGTCTTGAGAATTGAAGTTCGTCAAGATGCAATCTATATTTCAAATCAACTCCTTCATGGTGCAGGTGGAATGCCAGTTGGTACAGCAGGAAGAGCTGTAATGATGCTTTCAGGTGGAATTGATTCTCCCGTAGCTTCTTATTTAGCAATGAAGCGTGGAGTTGAAATTGATATGGTTCACTTCTTTAGTCCTCCATACACTACTGAAAAGGCGCTTGCTAAAGCAAAGGAACTTACTGGAATTTTAGCTAATTATTCAGGAAAGATTAACTTTATTGCGGTACCTTTTACTGAGATTCAGGAACAGATTAAGGAAAAGTTGCCAGAAGGTTATTTGATGACAATCCAGCGTCGTTTTATGCTTCAATTAGCAGATCGCATTCGTGCCATGCGTGGCGGTTTGGCAATTTTTAACGGTGAGTCAGTTGGACAAGTAGCTTCTCAAACACTGGAATCAATGGTTGCAATTAACGATGTAACTTCTACACCTGTGCTCCGTCCAGTGGCTACCATGGATAAAACTGAAATCATTAAGCTGGCTGAACAAATTGGTACGTTTGATCTTTCTATTGAACCATTTGAAGATTGTTGTACAATTTTCGCGCCACCTCGTCCAAAGACTAAGCCTAAGCTAGACGAAGCTCGTAAGTTAGAGGGTAGACTTGATGCTGAAGGAATGATCCAACGCGCAATTGATGGAATGGAGATTACACCAATTTATCCAAATCAAAAATTCTTGGATGACAAGGCTCAAGAAGACGCAGATTTATTGTAA
- a CDS encoding pseudouridine synthase, whose protein sequence is MRIDKYLANMNVGSRKQVHTLIKNKVVTVNGELVTTPKQQVEEDDQVVVSGEKISYQQYHYFLLNKPKGVISATEDRSQQTVISLLDDKDRYQGIAPVGRLDKDTTGLLLLTNDGALAHELLAPNKHVAKIYRAKIAGIADEKTVKTFASGMILGDGTKLKPAKLKILKQDRAQDLSEIEIEIQEGKYHQIKRMFRAVGMKVIELDRLSMGKLRLPADLKRGKYKEIDRKEIK, encoded by the coding sequence ATGAGAATTGATAAGTATTTAGCCAATATGAATGTTGGCTCGCGGAAACAAGTTCATACTCTTATTAAAAATAAAGTAGTGACTGTTAATGGTGAACTAGTAACAACGCCGAAGCAACAAGTTGAAGAAGATGATCAAGTGGTAGTTTCAGGTGAAAAGATTAGCTATCAGCAATATCATTATTTCTTATTAAATAAACCTAAAGGTGTAATTTCTGCCACAGAAGACAGGAGTCAGCAAACTGTTATTTCATTATTAGATGATAAGGATCGCTATCAAGGAATTGCTCCTGTGGGTAGGTTAGATAAGGATACGACCGGCTTGCTCCTTTTAACAAATGATGGTGCGTTAGCTCATGAATTATTAGCGCCTAATAAACACGTTGCCAAAATATATCGTGCAAAAATAGCAGGTATAGCTGATGAAAAAACAGTAAAAACTTTTGCCAGTGGAATGATCTTAGGGGATGGTACCAAGTTAAAACCAGCAAAGTTAAAGATCTTAAAACAAGATAGAGCCCAAGATTTATCAGAGATTGAGATTGAAATACAAGAAGGTAAGTATCATCAAATCAAGCGTATGTTTAGGGCTGTCGGGATGAAGGTAATAGAATTAGACCGGCTTTCAATGGGAAAATTGCGTTTGCCGGCTGATTTAAAACGTGGAAAATACAAAGAAATAGATCGAAAAGAAATTAAGTAA
- a CDS encoding YueI family protein, with protein sequence MTEDLNTRLEHAAKGITPQTCPDERRKYLGSLRERVLVRMTVAETNNHNLDTLFLKNINDFNGYTILINGKMPQNDFINKLMGICSQKDIKFTLINDDTAKNEPDATGILVVSKTAINHYRIEINQVYAPEAPHEQLSEPKKETFWDKLFRKKD encoded by the coding sequence ATGACTGAAGATTTAAATACACGTCTAGAACATGCAGCCAAAGGAATAACTCCTCAAACTTGTCCCGATGAACGCAGAAAGTACTTAGGCTCTCTTCGCGAACGAGTTTTAGTAAGAATGACTGTGGCAGAAACCAATAATCACAACTTAGATACCCTATTCTTAAAAAATATTAATGACTTTAATGGCTACACTATTTTAATTAATGGAAAAATGCCTCAAAATGATTTTATTAATAAATTAATGGGAATATGTTCTCAAAAAGATATTAAGTTCACTTTAATAAATGATGATACAGCTAAAAATGAACCGGATGCTACGGGAATCTTAGTCGTTTCTAAAACAGCTATTAACCATTATCGAATTGAAATTAATCAAGTTTATGCACCCGAAGCTCCTCATGAGCAACTTTCAGAACCTAAAAAAGAAACTTTTTGGGATAAACTATTTAGAAAAAAGGACTAA
- a CDS encoding replication-associated recombination protein A, which produces MKPLAYRMRPRNLDEVVGQEHLVGKKKIIRRMVEAKLLSSMILYGPPGIGKTSIASAIAGSTKYAFRKLNAATDTKKDLQIVAEEGKMSGTVILLLDEIHRLDKTKQDFLLPLLESGNIILIGATTENPYISISPAIRSRCQIFELHRLKSDDISKAIDRALNDPENGLGKYNVELTKDARALLIEKGNGDLRSTLNALELAVLSTDQERKEKDHHDKLVIDKTEMQDSIQFKSQNYDSNGDGHYDLLSAFQKSIRGSDTDAALYYLGNLCESDDLVAICRRLLVIAYEDIGLANPPACSRVVSAVQAAQMVGLPEARIILSNAVIELCLSPKSNSAITAIDSALSDIRSKQNDPIPDSLKDAHYKGADKLNHGVSYIYPHDFNGDWVAQQYLPNNLKDVSYFKPKGNSKVEDALKRQYLRLKKMQHDGLQK; this is translated from the coding sequence ATGAAACCTCTTGCTTATCGTATGCGTCCAAGAAACTTAGATGAAGTAGTCGGACAAGAACATTTAGTAGGAAAGAAAAAAATAATCAGAAGAATGGTTGAAGCAAAACTATTATCTTCAATGATTCTTTATGGTCCACCAGGTATCGGTAAAACAAGTATAGCCAGTGCAATTGCTGGGTCAACTAAATATGCATTTAGGAAACTTAATGCTGCAACAGATACAAAAAAGGATCTTCAAATTGTTGCTGAAGAAGGAAAAATGAGTGGTACTGTTATCTTACTTTTAGATGAAATTCATCGTCTAGATAAGACAAAGCAAGATTTTCTACTGCCACTGTTAGAATCTGGCAATATTATTTTAATTGGTGCAACAACAGAAAATCCATACATCTCTATCTCTCCCGCAATTCGATCCCGCTGCCAAATTTTTGAATTGCATCGTTTAAAAAGTGATGATATTTCAAAAGCAATCGACAGAGCTTTAAATGATCCTGAAAATGGCTTAGGTAAATATAATGTTGAACTAACCAAGGATGCGAGAGCTTTACTAATAGAAAAAGGAAATGGTGATTTAAGATCAACTCTTAACGCTTTAGAGTTGGCAGTCCTATCAACCGATCAAGAGCGAAAAGAAAAAGATCACCATGATAAACTCGTCATTGATAAAACTGAAATGCAAGATTCAATTCAGTTTAAGTCTCAAAATTATGACTCAAATGGCGATGGTCATTATGATTTACTCTCCGCTTTTCAAAAATCAATCAGGGGTTCCGATACTGATGCTGCTCTTTATTACTTAGGAAATCTTTGCGAATCAGACGACCTCGTGGCAATCTGTAGACGCCTATTAGTAATTGCATATGAAGACATTGGACTTGCTAACCCTCCTGCTTGCAGCCGTGTAGTCAGTGCAGTACAAGCTGCGCAGATGGTCGGACTACCAGAAGCTCGAATCATCTTATCAAATGCCGTAATTGAACTTTGCCTTTCACCAAAGAGCAACAGCGCAATTACTGCCATTGATTCAGCATTAAGTGATATTCGAAGTAAACAAAATGATCCAATTCCTGATAGCTTAAAAGATGCTCATTATAAGGGTGCGGATAAACTAAATCATGGAGTTTCTTATATTTATCCGCACGACTTTAACGGGGATTGGGTTGCCCAGCAGTATTTACCAAACAACTTAAAAGATGTCTCCTACTTTAAGCCCAAAGGAAATTCTAAAGTTGAAGATGCGCTCAAACGACAATATTTACGACTAAAAAAAATGCAACATGATGGCTTACAAAAGTAG